The nucleotide sequence GCATTCTGGTCAAGAGCGAGCGCTACTTCGATGTGTACGACCAGGTGTTCGCACACAGTTTCGAAGGCGCGGACATGCCCGAGGCGGAGAGTTTCTACCTCGACGAAATGGCCAGAAATCTGCTGGAGAGCTGGCTTGAAAATCCCAAGATTCTGGCCGATGCCCTGGGGCTGGATGAAGAAAAGGTCAGCCGGATGAGCCCGGAGGAGTTGATCGAATACTTCAAGGAGCGGCTCAAGGACCAGACGGAGCGCCACGATGGGGGAAGCCGGTGGATCGGAACGGGCGGCACATCGCCCGTGGGGCATTCGGGCTACCATCCGGGCGGGATGCGGGTAGGGGGCATGGGCCGCAACCGCTCCGCCGTGAAAGTCGCCATGGACCGGCGCTACCGAGACTATTCCCTGAGCGGCCCGCTCACCCAGGCGATGGTGGGTGAAGCCCTGAAGCGGCTTCGGAACCTGATGCCGGTCGGTCCCAAGGACCGGGTGAATGTCGAGGAAACCATCTACCAGACCATGCGCAATGCCGGCGAGATCGAAATCGTGTTCGAGCGAAGCCTCAAGGACCGGCTCAAGGTGATTCTGGCCATCGACAACGGCG is from Desulfatirhabdium butyrativorans DSM 18734 and encodes:
- a CDS encoding vWA domain-containing protein, translating into MFIDFFYKLKDAGIPVSPTAFLTLHKALQMGLVNSLEDFYTASRCILVKSERYFDVYDQVFAHSFEGADMPEAESFYLDEMARNLLESWLENPKILADALGLDEEKVSRMSPEELIEYFKERLKDQTERHDGGSRWIGTGGTSPVGHSGYHPGGMRVGGMGRNRSAVKVAMDRRYRDYSLSGPLTQAMVGEALKRLRNLMPVGPKDRVNVEETIYQTMRNAGEIEIVFERSLKDRLKVILAIDNGGWSMDPYVEVVQTIFDYARAQFKDIKTYFFHNTIYDFVWKDPSRYKEPKRIEAFASDDPETRLILVGDASMAPYELMATDGSIHIEERSSKPSIERLKFLAETFRHSVWLNPVPVGMWNYTPTIHSISRIFPMFELSIDGLEKAVRQLMARS